A genomic region of Canis aureus isolate CA01 chromosome 16, VMU_Caureus_v.1.0, whole genome shotgun sequence contains the following coding sequences:
- the FAM78A gene encoding protein FAM78A isoform X2 has product MKSSWELPDLQEGKIEAISDSDGVNYPWYGNTTETCTIVGPTKRDSKFIISMNDNFYPSVTWAVPVSESNVAKLTNIYRDQSFTTWLVATNTSTNDMIILQTLHWRMQLSIEVNPNRPLGQRARLREPIAQDQPKILSKNEPIPPSALVKPNANDAQVLMWRPKYGQPLVVIPPKHR; this is encoded by the coding sequence GTCCAGCTGGGAGCTCCCAGACCTCCAGGAGGGCAAGATCGAGGCCATTAGTGACTCGGACGGGGTGAACTACCCCTGGTACGGCAACACCACAGAGACATGCACCATTGTAGGCCCCACCAAGAGAGACTCCAAGTTCATCATCAGCATGAATGACAACTTCTATCCCAGCGTCACATGGGCCGTGCCCGTCAGTGAGAGCAACGTGGCCAAACTGACCAACATCTACCGGGACCAGAGCTTCACCACGTGGCTGGTGGCCACCAACACCTCAACCAATGACATGATCATTTTACAGACGCTGCACTGGCGCATGCAGCTCAGCATCGAGGTGAACCCCAACCGCCCCCTGGGCCAGCGTGCCAGGCTGCGGGAGCCCATCGCCCAGGACCAGCCCAAAATCCTAAGCAAGAACGAGCCGATACCACCCAGCGCCCTGGTCAAGCCCAATGCCAACGATGCTCAGGTCCTCATGTGGCGGCCCAAGTACGGGCAGCCACTGGTGGTGATCCCGCCCAAGCACCGGTAA
- the FAM78A gene encoding protein FAM78A isoform X3, protein MNDNFYPSVTWAVPVSESNVAKLTNIYRDQSFTTWLVATNTSTNDMIILQTLHWRMQLSIEVNPNRPLGQRARLREPIAQDQPKILSKNEPIPPSALVKPNANDAQVLMWRPKYGQPLVVIPPKHR, encoded by the coding sequence ATGAATGACAACTTCTATCCCAGCGTCACATGGGCCGTGCCCGTCAGTGAGAGCAACGTGGCCAAACTGACCAACATCTACCGGGACCAGAGCTTCACCACGTGGCTGGTGGCCACCAACACCTCAACCAATGACATGATCATTTTACAGACGCTGCACTGGCGCATGCAGCTCAGCATCGAGGTGAACCCCAACCGCCCCCTGGGCCAGCGTGCCAGGCTGCGGGAGCCCATCGCCCAGGACCAGCCCAAAATCCTAAGCAAGAACGAGCCGATACCACCCAGCGCCCTGGTCAAGCCCAATGCCAACGATGCTCAGGTCCTCATGTGGCGGCCCAAGTACGGGCAGCCACTGGTGGTGATCCCGCCCAAGCACCGGTAA